Proteins encoded in a region of the Streptomyces sp. NBC_01471 genome:
- a CDS encoding alpha/beta hydrolase — MSLTGTPFFLTAIAMMGVAVLLPLLLWGRVAGPAAVRGAARLVMVLFAQATAVLVVFVAVNNSNGLYDNWADLLGTGNHVVAAPDLGADGLGGRQLASEPHQRAVFKPVADPRMSGVRSTVLTGQVSGVRGEVYVWLPPEYNEPAYRHHTFPVVELLSGFPGTAKAWFSSLGAGKQLAPMMKRGEIAPFILVSPRTSLLGSQDTGCANVSGVINADTWLSVDVPTMVKDTFRAKRGAAGWAVAGYSAGAHCAVKLALAHPDRYHAAAGLSGYNDPAAEHASITARDPVLRRTNNPLWILRHAKTPPRVSLFLSGAPRDGYRDGLALRAAAKPPTSVQVIPVTGGHSLAVWRKQVPDVFTWLSAQFRPRVHTGAPLGQAPATGRVAPAKGI; from the coding sequence ATGAGCCTGACGGGAACCCCGTTCTTCCTCACCGCTATCGCCATGATGGGCGTCGCGGTGCTGCTGCCCCTGCTGCTGTGGGGGCGCGTCGCCGGACCCGCGGCCGTACGTGGTGCGGCCCGGCTGGTGATGGTGTTGTTCGCGCAGGCGACCGCGGTGCTGGTCGTCTTCGTCGCGGTGAACAACAGCAACGGCCTGTACGACAACTGGGCCGACCTGCTCGGCACCGGCAATCACGTGGTCGCCGCGCCGGACCTCGGTGCGGACGGGCTCGGCGGGCGGCAGCTCGCCTCCGAACCGCACCAGCGGGCCGTGTTCAAGCCGGTGGCCGACCCGCGCATGAGTGGTGTGCGCAGCACGGTGCTGACGGGGCAGGTGTCGGGGGTGCGCGGTGAGGTGTACGTCTGGCTGCCGCCGGAGTACAACGAACCCGCCTACCGTCACCACACCTTCCCGGTGGTCGAGCTGCTCTCCGGATTCCCCGGTACGGCGAAGGCCTGGTTCTCCAGCCTCGGCGCGGGGAAGCAGCTCGCGCCGATGATGAAGCGGGGGGAGATCGCACCGTTCATCCTGGTGTCGCCGCGCACCTCACTCCTGGGCAGTCAGGACACCGGCTGTGCCAACGTGTCCGGGGTCATCAACGCGGACACCTGGCTGAGCGTCGATGTGCCGACGATGGTGAAGGACACCTTCCGGGCGAAGCGCGGAGCGGCCGGGTGGGCGGTCGCCGGGTACTCGGCGGGGGCGCACTGCGCGGTGAAGCTGGCGCTGGCGCACCCCGACCGGTACCACGCGGCGGCCGGGCTCTCCGGGTACAACGATCCGGCGGCCGAGCACGCCTCCATCACCGCCAGGGACCCCGTGCTGCGGCGTACGAACAATCCGCTGTGGATCCTGCGCCACGCCAAGACCCCGCCGCGCGTCTCGCTGTTCCTCTCCGGCGCGCCCCGCGACGGTTACCGGGACGGCCTCGCCCTGCGCGCCGCGGCCAAGCCGCCGACATCGGTGCAGGTCATCCCGGTGACGGGCGGACACAGTCTGGCGGTCTGGCGCAAGCAGGTGCCTGATGTCTTCACCTGGCTGAGCGCGCAGTTTAGACCGAGGGTCCACACCGGCGCACCGCTCGGTCAGGCGCCCGCCACCGGCCGTGTCGCACCCGCGAAGGGCATCTGA